The Streptomyces sp. NBC_00344 genome includes a window with the following:
- a CDS encoding adenylyltransferase/cytidyltransferase family protein, which yields MTTSRPHRVGYAPGAYDLFHIGHLNILRHARSQCDYLVAGVVSDEMAERAKGRRPMIPLVERLEIVRSVKYVDAAFVETVPDKVETWKQVRFDVLFKGDDWRGTPKGDKLEQDFAAVGVEIVYFPYTVHTSSTQLRRALDVLAQPEAQFGPDGQFSVELRSVPGTTS from the coding sequence ATGACAACGAGCAGGCCGCATCGGGTCGGATACGCGCCCGGCGCCTACGATCTCTTCCATATCGGGCACTTGAACATCCTTCGTCATGCACGCAGCCAGTGCGACTACCTGGTCGCCGGGGTGGTCTCCGACGAGATGGCCGAACGGGCCAAGGGACGCCGGCCGATGATTCCGCTGGTGGAGCGGCTGGAGATCGTGCGCAGCGTCAAATATGTGGATGCCGCTTTCGTCGAGACCGTTCCCGACAAGGTCGAGACCTGGAAACAGGTGCGCTTCGACGTCCTGTTCAAGGGCGACGACTGGCGCGGTACCCCCAAGGGCGACAAGCTCGAGCAGGATTTCGCCGCGGTCGGCGTCGAGATCGTCTACTTCCCTTACACGGTGCACACGTCGAGCACCCAGTTGCGCCGGGCCCTCGACGTACTGGCCCAGCCGGAGGCCCAGTTCGGACCCGACGGCCAGTTCAGTGTCGAACTGCGCTCAGTTCCCGGAACCACTTCGTGA
- a CDS encoding CDP-alcohol phosphatidyltransferase family protein, with protein MGTVGTALLELRTAQKSAKGVSLYSRYVNRPAGRYLAAGAHALGLTPNQVTLISAVFSFAAVAAVAVGQPSWGTGAAVWTGLALGFAFDSADGQLARLRGGGSAAGEWLDHVVDCAKITALHASVLITFYRHPGHFGLTGDAWLLVPLGFQFVAVVTFFGGLLTEKLKPRPAPGSAPAPPSGLRAVALLPVDHGVFCLVFLLLGAGAGFRWAYAALGVAGSLFLVAFLTKWFRELSAVRH; from the coding sequence ATGGGAACCGTAGGTACCGCGCTGCTCGAGCTCAGGACGGCGCAGAAGTCCGCCAAGGGAGTGTCGCTCTACTCCCGTTATGTGAACCGCCCGGCCGGACGCTATCTGGCTGCCGGAGCGCACGCGCTGGGGCTCACTCCCAACCAGGTGACGCTGATCAGCGCCGTGTTCAGCTTCGCCGCCGTCGCCGCGGTCGCGGTGGGGCAGCCGTCGTGGGGCACCGGCGCGGCCGTGTGGACAGGTCTCGCGCTGGGGTTCGCCTTCGACTCGGCGGACGGACAGCTCGCCAGGCTCCGCGGCGGCGGCAGTGCGGCGGGGGAGTGGCTGGACCATGTGGTGGACTGCGCCAAGATCACGGCTCTGCACGCCTCCGTGTTGATCACCTTCTACCGGCACCCGGGCCATTTCGGCCTGACCGGCGACGCATGGCTGCTGGTTCCTCTCGGATTCCAGTTCGTGGCGGTGGTGACGTTCTTCGGTGGCCTGCTGACCGAGAAGCTCAAGCCGCGCCCGGCCCCCGGCAGCGCCCCGGCACCGCCGTCCGGCCTGCGGGCGGTGGCCCTGCTGCCCGTCGACCACGGCGTCTTCTGTCTGGTGTTCCTGTTGCTGGGGGCCGGGGCGGGATTTCGCTGGGCCTATGCGGCGCTGGGTGTGGCCGGCTCGCTGTTCCTGGTCGCCTTTCTCACGAAGTGGTTCCGGGAACTGAGCGCAGTTCGACACTGA